From a region of the Helianthus annuus cultivar XRQ/B chromosome 5, HanXRQr2.0-SUNRISE, whole genome shotgun sequence genome:
- the LOC110941620 gene encoding putative F-box/FBD/LRR-repeat protein At4g13965: MDSEHNKARTNAQVDRLSMLPDDLIHRILSLIHIKHAVQITALSSRWRFIWTSMPCLNISTDDFRSLRAFSEFVNNVLSHRNDQTEVYSVNLSFREALSEALLKRILDYAFSHNIRQLTVTWLRDDKIDFPLFLLRSRSLKYLSLTGSSISFFDPYSIILESTWDLPALTTLKLDYVAFYDDNGTGIFSKCANLKNLTLSNFTILESSKFTICHPQLSNLTLENGCGTLHAFNVVAPQLKNLTIRRCYGKHLIAAPNLASLLFSSSFFGSPCFLQFSTDLCSLEKVDLCIYSSTVWSGSRIACLLQQLHNVKFLTFNLELVKPLSSYMEQISLQPSPFSNLKKLKIYPLYVPRDDEAHEKVTMSTKVLNYLLDGSPSATLTMISYEETKAKQQKAQAFANAVEAQKRMSSLQGLLEKEKANIETRMNRRKAPTEADTHDQGKTQVENVQLHFERKMAKMKSCWEDVGVQIDQGGSTARDILSRLRDIEELLLKDLPTSKRDKLLACFSGLCAEVDNVMEKILHHMKIPQIHLSDCFNQLAATSLSSS, from the exons ATGGATTCCGAACATAATAAAGCTAGAACGAATGCACAAGTCGATCGGCTAAGCATGTTGCCGGATGATCTCATCCATAGAATCCTCTCTCTTATTCACATTAAACATGCTGTTCAAATCACTGCTTTGTCTTCTAGATGGCGGTTTATCTGGACTTCTATGCCCTGTCTCAACATCTCAACCGACGATTTCCGTTCTTTACGTGCCTTCTCTGAGTTTGTTAACAATGTTTTGTCTCATCGCAACGATCAAACTGAAGTTTATTCAGTCAACCTCAGTTTTCGTGAAGCACTTAGCGAGGCGTTGCTGAAAAGGATTCTTGACTATGCGTTCTCTCACAATATCCGACAACTGACTGTAACATGGCTGCGTGATGACAAGATTGATTTTCCTCTTTTTCTCCTTCGTTCTCGGTCCCTTAAATATCTTAGTTTGACTGGATCTTCTATTAGCTTTTTTGATCCGTATTCTATTATTCTTGAATCAACATGGGACCTCCCGGCTCTAACGACGTTGAAGCTTGATTACGTCGCGTTTTATGATGATAATGGCACCGGTATTTTCTCAAAGTGTGCAAACTTAAAGAATCTCACCTTAAGTAACTTTACAATACTGGAATCATCTAAGTTTACTATTTGTCATCCTCAACTTTCTAATCTCACACTTGAAAATGGATGTGGGACTCTGCATGCTTTCAATGTGGTTGCACCTCAACTCAAGAATCTTACTATAAGAAGGTGTTACGGCAAGCATCTAATTGCCGCACCCAACCTTGCGTCCTTGCTCTTTAGTAGTTCGTTCTTCGGTAGTCCTTGTTTTTTGCAGTTCTCTACAGATTTGTGTTCTTTGGAGAAGGTGGATCTTTGCATTTACTCTTCAACTGTGTGGAGTGGTTCTCGCATTGCTTGTCTGCTTCAACAGCTACACAATGTCAAATTTCTTACGTTTAACTTGGAGTTGGTTAAG CCACTTTCTTCATACATGGAACAAATCTCACTTCAACCGTCTCCGTTTTCTAACTTAAAGAAATTAAAGATATATCCCCTTTACGTACCCCGGGATGATGAAGCACATGAGAAAGTAACTATGTCTACTAAAGTATTAAACTATTTGCTAGATGGTTCTCCAAGTGCTACACTCACAATGATCTCGTATGAG GAAACAAAAGCAAAACAGCAGAAGGCTCAGGCGTTTGCGAATGCCGTAGAAGCACAAAAGCGTATGTCAAGTTTACAGGGTTTGTTAGAGAAGGAGAAAGCTAATATTGAGACTCGTATGAATCGGAGGAAGGCACCAACAGAGGCAGATACGCATGATCAAGGGAAAACACAAGTGGAGAATGTGCAACTGCACTTTGAGAGGAAAATGGCCAAGATGAAGAGCTGCTGGGAAGATGTCGGTGTACAGATTGATCAAGGCGGATCAACGGCTCGTGACATCCTCTCCCGGTTGCGTGACATTGAAGAATTATTACTGAAAGACCTCCCTACTTCAAAGAGGGATAAGTTGCTGGCATGTTTTTCCGGTCTCTGTGCAGAGGTTGACAACGTCATGGAGAAAATATTACATCATATGAAAATCCCACAAATCCATTTAAGTGACTGCTTTAACCAGCTTGCTGCAACATCACTGTCGTCTTCTTAG